From one Lolium rigidum isolate FL_2022 chromosome 4, APGP_CSIRO_Lrig_0.1, whole genome shotgun sequence genomic stretch:
- the LOC124647646 gene encoding uncharacterized protein LOC124647646, whose translation MAAVGKPLRLKDLLELDCDSCSAAGFRCYPRHLCVAVPLPARHEAPEAHSVFGRSHSLLSIRSLSRRLRGSFSWGRRDEEAPPPVPAVSSCSSSDSDTSVSGSSAAESDFSSACSAESRSTGVTAAADGHEHEAMESGSKEEGSGSEADDKEQLSPVAVMDFPFHDDDDEDDAVEDGGTSDGGSACSSSPFGDSLAQLHQRRNIQLKHKLRRLRSIGEAPAADLGERFAAASESDGLGSVPAPDRFPEDDAAKQPSLDALCQYPDEHSLIALLTRKTFSAANGSERLLLDFFAETRRLSSTTESCEAAVRLAQDWIEGTGARWGLKEALCGREDLLAEMDRGRRWPSRVGQEEEEPEVGVLVAGLVVDDLLRELVNDMLL comes from the exons ATGGCGGCGGTGGGGAAGCCGCTGAGGCTGAAGGATCTTCTGGAGCTGGACTGCGACTCGTGCAGCGCCGCCGGCTTCCGCTGCTACCCGCGCCACCTCTGCGTCGCCGTGCCGCTGCCGGCGCGCCACGAGGCGCCGGAGGCGCACAGTGTCTTCGGGCGGTCGCACTCTCTGCTGTCCATCAGGAGCCTCTCACGGCGGCTCAGGGGCAGCTTCAGCTGGGGGCGCCGCGacgaggaggcgccgccgcctgTTCCCGCCGTCAGCAGCTGCAGCAGCTCCGACTCGGATACGTCGGTGTCAGGGTCGTCCGCGGCGGAGTCCGACTTCTCATCAGCATGCTCGGCGGAGAGCCGGAGCACCGgcgtgaccgccgccgccgacggacaCGAGCACGAG GCGATGGAGAGTGGATCGAAGGAGGAAGGCTCCGGCTCGGAGGCGGACGACAAGGAGCAGCTCAGCCCGGTGGCAGTCATGGACTTCCcgttccacgacgacgacgacgaggacgacgccgtgGAGGACGGAGGAACCAGCGACGGCGGGAGCGCGTGCTCGTCTTCTCCGTTCGGCGACAGCCTCGCGCAGCTCCACCAGA GAAGAAATATACAGCTGAAACACAAACTCCGACGGCTCAGGAGCATCGGGGAGGCACCCGCCGCGGATCTCGGAGAGcgcttcgccgccgcctcggagTCCGACGGCCTCGGAAGCGTCCCGGCACCGGACCGCTTCCCCGAGGACGACGCTGCAAAACAACCATCCCTCGACGCCCTATGCCAATACCCCGACGAACACAGCCTCATCGCTCTACTGACGAGAAAAACATTCTCGGCCGCTAACGGCTCCGAGCGGCTCCTGCTCGACTTCTTCGCCGAGACACGACGGCTCAGCAGCACGACGGAGAGCTGTGAAGCCGCGGTGAGACTGGCCCAGGACTGGATCGAAGGCACGGGGGCGCGGTGGGGATTGAAGGAGGCACTGTGCGGCCGGGAGGACCTTCTGGCAGAGATGGACCGGGGCCGACGGTGGCCATCACGCGTAggacaggaggaagaggagccGGAGGTCGGTGTGCTGGTGGCGGGATTGGTGGTCGACGACCTGCTGCGTGAGCTAGTCAACGATATGCTTCTGTAG